One Parafrankia discariae DNA segment encodes these proteins:
- the dnaN gene encoding DNA polymerase III subunit beta, translating to MRFRVERDEFTDAVAWTARTLPSRATTQLQVLAGLLLDATGPALKVAAFDYEVAAQGELDATVTEEGRGLVNGKMLADITRSLPAAPVDVHVDGTRLVVACGNARFALPMLPVDDYPTLPPMPEITGHIEGAAFGSAVAQVAVAAGRDDTLPVLTGVRLEIEGDTLTLAATDRYRLAVRTLKWRPSAPEASGVALVPARTLLDTAKSLSGSGVEVAIALGTGPSGETLAGFAGNTRQTTTRLLEGTFPPYRKLLPDSSPLIAQLEIAPLTEAVKRVALVAARTAPVQLTFTPDHLVLEAGAGGEAQASETLPVSYDGPELTVAFNPAYLLDALGALESDIVRIGFASAEDAALAASKPAILTGKGGDDQTEIPDYRYLLMPIRLNG from the coding sequence ATGAGGTTCCGCGTGGAACGGGACGAATTCACCGACGCGGTGGCCTGGACGGCCCGCACCCTGCCGAGCCGGGCGACCACGCAGCTCCAGGTACTGGCCGGCCTGCTGCTCGACGCCACCGGTCCGGCGCTCAAGGTCGCGGCGTTCGACTACGAGGTCGCCGCCCAGGGCGAGCTCGACGCCACCGTCACCGAAGAGGGCCGTGGCCTGGTCAACGGCAAGATGCTCGCGGACATCACCCGCTCCCTGCCGGCGGCCCCCGTCGACGTCCACGTTGACGGCACCCGCCTCGTCGTCGCCTGTGGCAACGCCCGTTTCGCTCTGCCGATGCTGCCCGTCGACGACTACCCGACCCTGCCGCCGATGCCGGAGATCACCGGGCACATCGAGGGCGCCGCGTTCGGTAGCGCCGTCGCGCAGGTCGCCGTGGCCGCGGGCCGGGATGACACGCTCCCGGTTCTCACCGGCGTGCGGCTCGAGATCGAGGGTGACACGCTCACCCTCGCCGCTACCGACCGTTACCGCCTCGCCGTGCGCACGCTCAAGTGGCGTCCCTCGGCCCCGGAGGCCTCCGGCGTCGCGCTCGTCCCGGCCCGCACCCTGCTCGACACGGCCAAGAGCCTGTCCGGCTCGGGCGTCGAGGTCGCCATCGCGCTCGGTACCGGTCCCTCCGGGGAGACGCTCGCCGGTTTCGCCGGCAACACCCGCCAGACCACCACGCGTCTGCTCGAGGGGACCTTCCCGCCCTACCGCAAGCTGCTCCCCGACAGCTCACCGCTGATCGCCCAGCTTGAGATAGCTCCGCTCACCGAGGCGGTCAAGCGTGTCGCGCTGGTCGCGGCCCGTACCGCACCGGTGCAGCTCACGTTCACCCCGGACCACCTCGTCCTCGAGGCCGGTGCGGGCGGCGAGGCCCAGGCGTCCGAGACCCTGCCCGTCAGCTACGACGGGCCCGAACTGACCGTCGCCTTCAACCCCGCCTACCTGCTCGACGCCCTCGGCGCGCTCGAGTCCGACATCGTCCGGATCGGGTTCGCCAGCGCCGAGGACGCCGCGCTCGCCGCGAGCAAGCCCGCGATCCTCACGGGCAAGGGCGGCGACGACCAGACCGAGATCCCCGACTACCGCTACCTGCTGATGCCGATCCGACTCAACGGGTGA
- the rnpA gene encoding ribonuclease P protein component has product MLPRGSRVRTRQEHALAGRSGRRVRAGLIVVHSVQTDVDGPPRAGFVVGRRVGNAVMRNRVRRRLREQTRSRLSSLPPGTAVLIRALPEAAGATSADLGRSLDSAFRTVRSPRPQRSARSG; this is encoded by the coding sequence ATGCTCCCCCGGGGCTCCCGAGTTCGCACCAGGCAGGAACACGCCCTTGCCGGGCGTTCCGGCCGGCGCGTTCGGGCAGGGTTAATCGTTGTCCACAGTGTGCAAACCGATGTGGACGGACCGCCTCGGGCCGGGTTCGTCGTCGGCCGCCGGGTGGGTAACGCGGTGATGCGTAACCGCGTCCGCAGGCGGCTGCGCGAGCAGACGCGCTCCCGGCTGTCCTCGCTGCCACCGGGAACCGCTGTCCTGATCAGGGCGTTACCTGAGGCGGCGGGTGCGACGTCGGCTGATCTCGGTCGTTCGCTCGACTCCGCTTTTCGTACCGTCCGCTCCCCGCGGCCGCAGCGATCGGCGCGGTCGGGATGA
- a CDS encoding GH92 family glycosyl hydrolase, which yields MAVGGRRARLIASVALALLVTSAALAGLLLETRPGSSGGTTRAADPATQAAAIVAAGDDLAGFVDPFIGTARQRRDVIAGDGVAGAFPGAAAPFGMVQWSPDTDGRAAAGSGGYRYADSVIDGFSLTHLHGTSCSAAQDVSIMPSTGPYPFHPPTGEVNETSPWEAGFSHDDESAAPGRYSVQVTSQAGDRIGVDLAAGTRAAVGRFSFPPGVPGSLFVDLGRRGDGALRADLQVDSATGEISGSVTSRVFCRQPAVSTLYFVARPDRPPAAVGTWSAGNWSPSPGAADEGGPTATSRSASVGAWLRMPPTADGAVVLRTAVSYTSVEGARANLAAEYPTSVDAVASATRAEWNRRLAAVRGVSASRSELRVLYTALYHAMLGPGAVSDTDGTYRGWDGSAAAAPGWTVRSGVAGWDAYRSSFPLLAMLAPDVATDTARSLLAGATQTGSVPGWTLATSRPDIMPGDGGTVLLAQAVALGLPVDPAQALATALASAARRPFAAEYDRLGFVPVSPGGLPDAVSVTLEYALADFATAQLALAANRPEIATVFTGRSKRWRSVWDPVSKLPAPRGPDGAFLPVEPTTLPGYTEGTAAQYSWLVPQDPDGLAEAMGGRRAAVDRLADFLTRLDDGPIGTHAEMGNQPSLLVPWLGASFGAVDLTIDALDRTRRTLFRDTPDGLPGNDDTGGLSAWYVLAWLGLGPVQPGTDLLIVTPPAVSSVEITLPRGQLRSVSEQVGRVDGRLPVGLRRDGESLPGPWIRFRDVSAGATLAWSLSDQQPTAPSPGR from the coding sequence GTGGCTGTCGGAGGTCGGCGTGCCCGCCTGATCGCATCGGTCGCACTGGCACTGCTGGTCACCTCGGCGGCGCTGGCGGGTCTGCTGCTCGAAACACGGCCGGGTTCATCCGGCGGAACCACCCGGGCAGCTGACCCCGCGACGCAGGCCGCGGCCATTGTCGCCGCGGGCGACGACCTGGCCGGGTTCGTCGACCCTTTCATCGGCACCGCGCGACAGCGCCGGGATGTCATAGCCGGCGACGGGGTCGCGGGTGCCTTTCCCGGCGCCGCGGCGCCGTTCGGAATGGTGCAGTGGAGCCCGGACACCGACGGACGGGCGGCCGCGGGGTCGGGAGGATACCGGTACGCCGACTCGGTGATAGACGGATTCAGCCTGACCCACTTACACGGCACGTCGTGCTCCGCGGCACAGGACGTCTCGATCATGCCGTCCACCGGTCCTTATCCGTTCCATCCACCCACCGGCGAGGTGAACGAGACCTCGCCGTGGGAGGCCGGCTTCTCCCACGACGACGAGTCGGCCGCGCCCGGTCGTTACAGCGTCCAGGTCACCTCGCAGGCGGGCGATCGGATAGGCGTGGATCTCGCCGCGGGAACCCGCGCGGCGGTTGGTCGTTTCTCGTTCCCGCCCGGCGTGCCGGGATCCCTGTTCGTCGACCTGGGCCGCCGTGGTGACGGCGCCCTCCGGGCGGACCTGCAGGTGGACTCCGCCACCGGCGAGATCTCCGGCTCGGTGACGAGTCGGGTCTTCTGCCGGCAGCCGGCCGTCAGCACGCTCTATTTCGTCGCGAGGCCGGATCGGCCGCCCGCGGCCGTCGGCACCTGGTCGGCGGGGAACTGGTCGCCGAGCCCGGGCGCGGCCGACGAAGGCGGGCCCACCGCGACGTCGCGTTCCGCCTCGGTCGGAGCCTGGCTGAGAATGCCACCGACAGCAGACGGAGCGGTCGTGCTCCGTACCGCTGTGTCGTACACCAGCGTCGAGGGGGCGCGGGCCAACCTCGCGGCCGAGTACCCCACCAGTGTCGACGCGGTCGCGAGTGCCACCCGCGCCGAATGGAACCGGAGGCTGGCGGCCGTGCGTGGCGTCTCCGCGTCGCGGTCGGAGTTACGCGTCCTGTATACGGCGCTTTATCACGCGATGCTGGGCCCCGGCGCCGTCAGCGACACCGACGGCACCTACCGTGGCTGGGACGGCTCCGCCGCCGCCGCCCCGGGCTGGACCGTTCGCAGCGGGGTCGCCGGCTGGGATGCCTACCGCAGCTCGTTCCCGTTACTGGCGATGCTGGCTCCGGATGTCGCCACCGACACCGCGCGGTCGTTGCTGGCGGGTGCCACGCAGACCGGGTCGGTGCCGGGATGGACCCTCGCGACCAGTCGGCCCGACATCATGCCGGGTGACGGCGGCACGGTCCTGCTCGCCCAGGCGGTGGCGCTCGGGCTGCCCGTCGACCCGGCGCAGGCGCTGGCCACCGCGCTGGCCAGCGCGGCCCGCCGCCCGTTCGCGGCCGAGTACGACCGGCTCGGTTTCGTCCCGGTCAGCCCCGGCGGTCTCCCGGACGCCGTGTCCGTCACCCTCGAGTACGCCCTCGCGGACTTCGCTACAGCGCAACTGGCGCTTGCCGCGAACCGGCCCGAGATCGCGACCGTCTTCACCGGACGGTCGAAGCGCTGGCGGTCGGTCTGGGATCCGGTCAGCAAGCTGCCGGCCCCCCGCGGCCCGGACGGCGCCTTCCTGCCGGTGGAGCCGACGACCCTGCCCGGCTACACCGAAGGCACCGCGGCCCAGTACTCCTGGCTGGTTCCCCAGGATCCCGACGGTCTCGCCGAGGCGATGGGCGGGCGGCGCGCCGCGGTCGACCGGCTCGCCGACTTCCTCACCCGGCTCGACGACGGCCCGATCGGGACGCACGCGGAGATGGGAAACCAGCCCAGCCTGCTCGTCCCCTGGCTCGGTGCGTCGTTCGGCGCCGTTGATCTGACGATCGACGCTCTCGACCGGACGCGCCGGACCCTGTTCCGGGACACTCCCGACGGCCTGCCCGGAAACGACGACACCGGGGGTCTGTCGGCCTGGTACGTGCTCGCCTGGCTCGGGCTGGGTCCCGTCCAGCCGGGAACAGACCTGCTCATCGTGACTCCGCCGGCCGTCTCATCGGTCGAGATCACCCTCCCGCGTGGACAGCTCCGTTCGGTGAGCGAACAGGTCGGCAGGGTGGACGGCCGCCTACCGGTCGGGCTGAGACGGGACGGCGAATCGCTCCCCGGGCCCTGGATCCGCTTTCGTGACGTCAGCGCCGGAGCGACGCTGGCCTGGTCACTGTCCGATCAGCAGCCGACCGCCCCGAGCCCTGGGCGCTGA
- the rpmH gene encoding 50S ribosomal protein L34: MSKRTFQPNNRRRARTHGFRLRMRTRAGRSILSARRSKGRSQLSA; this comes from the coding sequence GTGAGTAAGCGCACCTTCCAGCCGAACAACCGCCGGCGGGCCCGCACCCACGGGTTCCGGCTCCGGATGCGGACCCGCGCCGGCCGCTCGATCCTGTCCGCGCGTCGCAGTAAGGGCCGCAGCCAGCTCTCCGCCTGA
- the recF gene encoding DNA replication/repair protein RecF (All proteins in this family for which functions are known are DNA-binding proteins that assist the filamentation of RecA onto DNA for the initiation of recombination or recombinational repair.) has translation MHLTHLSLTDFRSYARLDLVLEPGVTTFVGSNGQGKTNLIEAVGFVATLGSHRVANDAPLVREGCGQAVVRARIVRGDRAALVEMEIVPGKANRVRLNRAPVARPRDVAGLLATVLFAPEDLALVKGDPAERRRFLDDLLVARSPRMAAVQSDYDRVLKQRSALLRSAGAARRAGGRGDLRTLEVWDRHLADHGAELLAARLALVEELRPRVESAYVAVAGEDAPTGVEYRSTVTLDSSPDRALPAGRAGLGEPDGHVDQNGHVERDGPDAGPDRPGGGTATRAALAEAILAGLAAVRTQEVDRGVTLVGPHRDDLLLSVNGRPARGYASHGESWSLALALRLASFELLRADDREPVLLLDDVFAELDTRRRARLAALVADAEQVLVTAAVDADVPAELAGVRFEVVSGEVCRAG, from the coding sequence GTGCATCTCACCCACCTGTCGCTGACCGACTTCCGTTCGTACGCCCGGCTGGACCTCGTACTCGAGCCCGGTGTCACGACGTTCGTGGGTTCGAACGGTCAGGGCAAGACGAACCTGATCGAAGCAGTCGGATTCGTCGCCACGTTGGGTAGTCATCGGGTCGCGAACGACGCTCCCCTGGTCCGAGAGGGGTGCGGGCAGGCCGTCGTGCGGGCGCGGATCGTACGAGGTGACCGGGCCGCGCTGGTCGAGATGGAGATCGTGCCCGGCAAGGCGAACCGGGTCCGGCTGAACCGTGCCCCGGTGGCCCGGCCCCGCGACGTCGCGGGGCTGCTCGCCACGGTCCTGTTCGCCCCGGAGGATCTCGCGCTGGTGAAGGGCGACCCGGCCGAGCGGCGGCGGTTCCTCGACGACCTGCTCGTCGCGCGATCGCCGCGGATGGCGGCGGTGCAGTCCGACTACGACCGGGTGCTCAAACAGCGTTCGGCGCTCCTGCGGTCGGCGGGGGCCGCCCGCCGCGCCGGTGGCCGGGGTGACCTGCGCACGCTCGAGGTGTGGGACAGGCATCTCGCCGACCACGGCGCGGAGCTGCTCGCGGCCCGCCTGGCGCTGGTCGAGGAGCTGCGGCCGCGGGTCGAGAGCGCCTATGTCGCGGTCGCGGGCGAGGACGCGCCCACCGGCGTCGAGTACCGCTCGACCGTGACGCTCGACTCGTCACCCGATCGGGCCTTGCCCGCAGGCCGAGCTGGCCTGGGCGAGCCGGACGGGCACGTCGACCAGAACGGGCACGTCGAGCGGGACGGACCCGACGCCGGCCCGGACCGGCCGGGCGGTGGGACGGCGACCCGGGCGGCGCTCGCGGAGGCGATCCTCGCCGGTCTCGCGGCGGTGCGCACCCAGGAGGTCGATCGCGGTGTGACGCTGGTCGGCCCGCATCGGGACGATCTGCTGCTTTCGGTGAACGGGCGGCCGGCCCGTGGCTACGCCAGCCACGGCGAGTCCTGGTCGCTGGCGCTCGCGCTGCGGCTGGCTTCGTTCGAACTGCTGCGCGCGGACGACCGGGAGCCGGTACTTCTGCTCGACGACGTGTTCGCGGAGCTGGACACCCGTCGGCGGGCGCGGCTGGCCGCCCTGGTCGCTGACGCGGAGCAGGTACTCGTGACGGCGGCGGTCGACGCGGACGTGCCGGCGGAGCTCGCCGGTGTGCGCTTCGAGGTGGTCTCCGGGGAGGTGTGCCGTGCCGGCTGA
- the dnaA gene encoding chromosomal replication initiator protein DnaA produces MTDLSADSVAGQPSRGAAPTSEPDLSAVWEQAVAGVADGTLSGQQRAWLRLTRPLGLVQDTALLAAPNEFTKDLLDSRLRPFLSTALSTAYGREIRVAVTVEHTPDPEPMTGPLTLPGIDAGGGPRSLLSTGHEPRLGEDHRGEDRREDRRSEDRLDGRLEGRVDGAPPGRMAPGLGRDPSPRPSEPARLNPRYLFETFVIGDSNRFPHAAAVAVAEAPAKAYNPLFIYGDSGLGKTHLLHAIGHYTVKLYPESKIKYVSMEEFTNDFIASIRDDRQLAFQRRYRDIDVLLVDDIQFLENKERTQEEFFHTFNVLHDTEKQIVISSDRSPKQLSALEDRLRSRFEWGLITDVTPPDLETRIAILSKKAATERLPVPPDVLEYIATHIERNIRELEGALIRVAAFASLNKSHVDRTLAEIVLRDLIPDAANPEITAAAIMNATAAYFGISMEDLCGTSRSRVLVTARQIAMYLCRELTDLSLPKIGQHFGGRDHTTVMHADRKIRGLMAERRAIYNQVTELTNRIRAQARHA; encoded by the coding sequence GTGACCGACCTCAGCGCCGACTCCGTCGCCGGTCAGCCGTCCCGGGGAGCCGCGCCCACCTCGGAGCCGGACCTGTCGGCGGTGTGGGAACAGGCAGTGGCGGGCGTCGCGGACGGCACGCTCTCCGGCCAGCAGCGGGCATGGCTGAGGCTCACCCGTCCACTCGGGCTCGTCCAGGACACCGCGCTGCTCGCCGCGCCGAACGAGTTCACGAAAGACCTGCTCGACTCCCGGCTGCGCCCGTTCCTCTCCACCGCGCTGTCCACCGCCTACGGCCGGGAGATCCGGGTCGCGGTCACCGTCGAGCACACGCCGGACCCGGAGCCGATGACCGGTCCCCTCACCCTCCCGGGCATCGACGCCGGCGGCGGCCCACGCTCGCTGCTCTCGACCGGCCACGAGCCCCGCCTGGGAGAGGACCACCGAGGCGAGGACCGCCGGGAGGACCGCCGGAGCGAAGATCGCCTCGACGGGCGTCTCGAGGGACGGGTCGACGGAGCGCCCCCCGGGCGGATGGCCCCGGGGCTGGGCCGCGACCCCTCGCCCCGCCCGTCCGAACCGGCCCGGCTCAACCCCCGCTACCTGTTCGAGACCTTCGTCATCGGTGACAGCAACCGCTTCCCGCACGCGGCGGCCGTGGCGGTCGCGGAGGCTCCGGCGAAGGCCTACAACCCGCTGTTCATCTACGGTGACTCCGGGTTGGGCAAGACGCACCTACTCCACGCGATCGGTCACTACACGGTCAAGCTCTACCCCGAGAGCAAGATCAAGTATGTGAGCATGGAGGAGTTCACCAACGACTTCATCGCCTCGATCCGCGACGACCGGCAGCTCGCGTTCCAGCGCCGCTACCGCGACATCGACGTCCTGCTGGTGGACGACATCCAGTTCCTCGAGAACAAGGAGCGGACGCAGGAGGAGTTCTTCCACACCTTCAACGTCCTGCACGACACCGAGAAGCAGATCGTCATCAGCTCGGACCGCTCACCCAAGCAGCTCTCGGCCCTCGAGGACCGCCTGCGCAGCCGGTTCGAGTGGGGGCTGATCACCGACGTCACGCCGCCCGACCTCGAGACCCGGATCGCCATCCTCTCGAAGAAGGCCGCCACCGAGCGGCTGCCGGTCCCTCCGGACGTGCTCGAGTACATCGCCACCCACATCGAGCGCAACATCCGCGAGCTCGAAGGGGCGCTCATCCGGGTCGCGGCCTTCGCCAGCCTGAACAAGTCCCACGTCGACCGCACGCTCGCCGAGATCGTGCTGCGCGACCTCATCCCCGACGCGGCCAACCCGGAGATAACCGCCGCGGCCATCATGAACGCCACCGCGGCGTACTTCGGCATCTCCATGGAAGACCTGTGCGGGACGTCACGCAGCCGGGTCCTGGTGACAGCCCGTCAGATCGCGATGTACCTCTGCCGTGAGCTCACCGATCTGTCTCTACCGAAGATCGGTCAGCACTTCGGCGGCCGGGACCACACCACCGTGATGCACGCCGACCGGAAGATCCGCGGCCTGATGGCCGAGCGCAGGGCGATCTACAACCAGGTGACCGAGCTGACCAACCGCATCCGCGCCCAGGCCCGACACGCCTGA
- a CDS encoding Jag family protein, which produces MTGSAPDLAVEGPEANEDGPTAGADTTAGEDTTSSNGSGERRLADLEQEGEIAADYIEGLLDIVDMDGDLDLDVEGGRAVVAVVGDGLDKLIGSGGETLEALQELTRLAVLQKTGVRSRLMLDVGGHRARRRIELGKVATNAANRVADTGEPQKLVAMTPFERKVVHDVIATIDGVRSESEGEEPTRRVVVLPD; this is translated from the coding sequence ATGACCGGTTCGGCACCTGACCTGGCCGTGGAAGGACCCGAGGCCAATGAGGACGGCCCGACGGCCGGGGCCGACACGACCGCGGGCGAGGACACCACGAGCTCGAACGGCTCCGGCGAGCGCCGGCTCGCCGACCTCGAGCAGGAGGGTGAGATCGCGGCCGACTACATCGAGGGCCTGCTCGACATCGTCGACATGGACGGCGACCTCGATCTCGACGTCGAGGGCGGGCGTGCCGTCGTCGCCGTGGTCGGGGACGGGCTGGACAAGCTGATCGGGTCCGGCGGTGAGACCCTCGAGGCGCTGCAGGAGCTGACCCGGCTAGCCGTGCTCCAGAAGACGGGCGTCCGCAGCCGGCTCATGCTCGACGTCGGCGGTCATCGAGCCCGCCGCCGGATCGAGCTGGGGAAGGTCGCGACGAACGCCGCGAACCGGGTCGCCGACACCGGCGAGCCCCAGAAGCTGGTTGCGATGACACCCTTCGAGCGCAAGGTCGTGCACGACGTGATCGCCACGATCGACGGCGTGCGCAGCGAGTCCGAGGGTGAGGAGCCCACCCGCCGGGTCGTCGTTCTGCCTGACTGA
- a CDS encoding DUF721 domain-containing protein, giving the protein MLARAKQDARARGTGRPGGAAGSGGGGRATAAGRRGRDDSGDPPARQRLPGIAAPGREWRTPMNFGSAVARLVAERGWQTRATDASVLARWDVLVGPGIAAHCSPVSLRDGELELVAESTAWATQLRMLSRQILGILRKELGPHVVRRITVRGPAAPSWNHGGMSAQGGRGPRDTYG; this is encoded by the coding sequence ATGCTCGCGCGGGCGAAGCAGGACGCGCGGGCCCGGGGGACGGGCCGCCCGGGCGGCGCAGCGGGTAGCGGCGGTGGCGGCCGCGCCACCGCGGCCGGGCGCCGTGGGCGGGACGACTCCGGCGATCCGCCGGCCCGCCAGCGGCTGCCGGGCATCGCCGCGCCGGGCCGGGAGTGGCGGACACCGATGAACTTCGGTTCGGCCGTCGCGCGCCTCGTCGCCGAGCGCGGCTGGCAGACGCGGGCGACCGACGCGTCGGTGCTGGCGCGGTGGGATGTCCTGGTGGGGCCGGGCATCGCGGCGCACTGTTCCCCGGTCTCGCTGCGGGACGGGGAGCTCGAGCTGGTCGCGGAGTCGACGGCCTGGGCGACGCAGCTGCGCATGCTCTCCCGGCAGATTCTCGGGATTCTCCGCAAGGAGCTCGGGCCGCACGTGGTTCGGCGCATCACGGTACGGGGGCCGGCCGCGCCCTCATGGAACCACGGCGGCATGTCCGCGCAGGGTGGCCGTGGCCCGCGGGACACCTACGGATGA
- the yidC gene encoding membrane protein insertase YidC, whose amino-acid sequence MLDPLYHLAANAIVFFHRGFGPIFGADSFFAWALSVVLLVICVRILIFPLFVKQVKSQRTMQMMQPRIKEIKEKYGHDKQQMQAEIMKLQKEHGNPLLGCLPILLQIPLFISLFHVFTHLAPMNEGPGGSLVWRPRVGLSADQVEQIASAKLWGISLSNSFGSSQDLLDFLGANGTHAKILAVVLIVLMGATTFFTQRQIMARTGPVDPQQAMVQKILLYGSPLMLAIFGFRFPIAVLLYWLTTNLWSMGQQFFVIKKMPPIKPLAANGKVPGARTAPSDGAAVSRPSPGARAGAKSKSRPRPATTSLTKGADSGAGGQAAGENGRASSGSAVAVGSGERVSSAPPGTRSRSGTSTSKPKTPAKAAGAKATPKGTPQSTPKATAVDAAGGAGKASATSEIADSGREAATGSATAAAGTSRSNGVAESEGASRSTPPPVPAGMRRAPGGSRPAKRRGKGKRPGGRR is encoded by the coding sequence GTGTTGGATCCGCTTTATCATCTCGCGGCGAACGCGATCGTCTTCTTCCACAGGGGATTCGGGCCGATCTTCGGCGCGGACAGCTTCTTCGCGTGGGCGTTGTCGGTCGTTCTGCTTGTCATCTGTGTCCGGATCCTGATCTTCCCGCTGTTCGTCAAGCAGGTGAAGTCCCAGCGGACCATGCAGATGATGCAGCCCCGGATCAAGGAGATCAAGGAGAAGTACGGGCACGACAAACAGCAGATGCAAGCGGAGATCATGAAGCTCCAGAAGGAGCATGGCAATCCGCTGCTCGGCTGTCTGCCGATCCTCCTGCAGATCCCGCTGTTCATCTCGCTGTTCCACGTCTTCACCCACCTCGCCCCGATGAACGAGGGCCCCGGCGGCTCGCTGGTGTGGCGTCCGCGGGTCGGCCTGTCCGCCGACCAGGTGGAGCAGATCGCCAGCGCGAAGCTGTGGGGCATCTCGCTGTCGAACTCGTTCGGCTCCTCCCAGGACCTGCTGGACTTCCTCGGGGCCAACGGGACACACGCCAAGATCCTCGCGGTCGTGCTGATCGTCCTGATGGGTGCGACGACGTTCTTCACCCAGCGCCAGATCATGGCGCGGACCGGGCCGGTCGATCCGCAGCAGGCGATGGTCCAGAAGATCCTGCTGTACGGTTCGCCGCTCATGCTGGCGATCTTCGGATTCCGGTTCCCGATCGCCGTCCTGCTGTACTGGCTGACCACGAACCTGTGGAGCATGGGGCAGCAGTTCTTCGTCATCAAGAAGATGCCTCCGATCAAGCCGCTCGCCGCGAACGGCAAGGTCCCCGGCGCCCGGACGGCACCGTCTGACGGTGCCGCGGTCTCCCGGCCCTCCCCCGGTGCCCGCGCGGGCGCGAAGTCGAAGAGCCGCCCCCGTCCCGCCACGACGTCCCTGACGAAGGGCGCGGACTCCGGTGCCGGCGGCCAGGCGGCGGGCGAGAACGGGCGGGCCTCCTCCGGTTCGGCGGTCGCCGTCGGGTCCGGTGAGCGGGTGTCGAGCGCCCCGCCCGGAACCCGCTCCCGGTCCGGCACGTCCACGAGCAAGCCGAAGACTCCGGCCAAGGCGGCCGGAGCGAAGGCCACCCCCAAGGGCACGCCCCAGAGCACGCCGAAGGCCACGGCGGTTGACGCCGCCGGCGGCGCCGGGAAGGCGTCCGCCACGAGCGAGATCGCCGACTCCGGCCGGGAAGCCGCCACCGGTTCGGCGACGGCGGCAGCGGGCACGTCCCGTTCGAACGGTGTCGCGGAGTCCGAGGGAGCCTCCCGGTCCACCCCGCCGCCGGTCCCCGCGGGGATGCGCCGCGCCCCCGGTGGGTCGCGGCCGGCCAAGCGCCGGGGAAAGGGCAAGCGACCGGGCGGGCGGCGCTGA
- the yidD gene encoding membrane protein insertion efficiency factor YidD, with the protein MSAVAGVGSAAAVLAFVDLVLVALATSTRFTMLARASNGALRGPLAWALAMAVRVYRAGWSGRNAGCCRFEPSCSAYALTAVTRHGGVIGGLLAIRRLLRCQPLSAGGYDPVPGEAPGGSVDPGTGRCRTASGPVGAVDAGTRHGHGSASLHRGTRSEIVGSRRGTRV; encoded by the coding sequence ATGAGCGCGGTCGCCGGTGTGGGCAGCGCGGCCGCCGTCTTGGCGTTCGTCGATCTCGTCCTCGTCGCGCTCGCGACGTCCACGAGGTTCACCATGCTGGCCAGGGCGTCCAACGGCGCGCTGCGTGGCCCGCTGGCCTGGGCTCTCGCCATGGCGGTCCGGGTCTACCGGGCCGGCTGGTCGGGGCGGAACGCGGGCTGTTGCCGCTTCGAGCCGTCCTGTAGTGCCTACGCGCTGACGGCGGTGACCCGCCACGGCGGCGTCATCGGTGGTCTGCTTGCCATCCGTCGGCTGTTGCGCTGCCAGCCGCTTTCCGCGGGTGGCTACGACCCGGTGCCCGGTGAGGCGCCCGGAGGGTCCGTCGATCCCGGCACCGGTCGGTGCCGGACGGCCTCGGGTCCGGTGGGCGCCGTCGATGCCGGCACGAGGCACGGGCATGGCTCTGCGTCCCTCCACCGGGGGACGCGTTCCGAGATCGTCGGTTCCCGTCGCGGAACGCGGGTGTGA